The genomic DNA ACAATTACCTTCAAAATCATCAAAGAGGTTCTCATAATGCACCTCTTTGGCTTCTCTTTTCTCCTCTCTCACTTTATCCTCCTCCTCTGCTTTGGCCTTGGCCTCCCTGAGGACTTGGGAAAGGACTGGCTTATCACCAGCTCCCAGGCCAAGCATGGCCCGCTTCTTGGCCAGTCCAGGGTCACCGTCTTGGAGAACTTCCATCGTCTTCTTGCCTATAGTTTCTAGAGTATCTAGACCACCGTGTATTACTTTTGTACCTGGAATTAGGAGTTAggagtttattttataaatgttccAATATTGATGAATTACTATCATactaagtttttataataacaatggTAGAGATATACtaaaaaactctactagttttaaGTTACAGTAATACTCTTCATtgtagtagagattttctctattaataataccgtgatttttagttaatcatgCTAAATGTCTGGTACTTTtcgatattataatgtaaattatagAGTAAAGTCTTGATAAGTTTTAGCTTCAAATTAATAACTAACTAGCTCATTActctaaatgtttttttttctgagtcATCTggacatttcattttttttagcTTTGATTCGTAACCATCAACCGCTTTCTGCCAGAATGGTGAAGACATGAAATGGTCAGTGGATAAAtgtcattataatatgtttttaaaccaTTTACAAATTGATGTTCTTACCAGTAGTCTCAACAAACTTGGTAACACCAGATAACAGACTTCCGAATGGGAATGCAGCATCTCCAGCACTTGCTTCCTGTTCACTTCCCGTTTCAGGTCTTTTGTCAGCTTCCTGCGCAGGCGCAGGTCTGTCGGTTTTCGTCTCATTGGTCTTTACTGATCTTCTTGCTAACTCTTCTGGGTCAGGGGCACCAATACCGGTTTCTAGGACTGTTGATATGCCCTGAAAGTGGAAGACAATGTCTTGATTCAGTAATAAGAAACTGAGAGTTACGACTAAagtttttcaaaattctcagttaTAACATATAGCCAATTTGGAACTAAGCTTGCTTTCTAATCTtcctatttatttatggaataggtggcaaacgagcagacatgtcacctgatggtaagcgatcagcgccgcccatggacacccaattACAATAGGACTAAAATAATGAAGCGGAAAGTGCGTGTGCACTTAGATAATAACAGTCCAAATGACAAAGAAAagtatgtttatttctttttttttatatttcactagAAATTGTACTTTATGTCTTTGGAAGTTTTTACAGACTGCTACTTACCAAATCAAATCATTTGTTTATTATGATAAAGTAAGTACAGTGACAATTATTACCTGTGAAACTTGACTGGTGATGGTACTGATACCAGCAGTGGCGGTGCTCAGCAAGGAGTCCACACTCCAGCCCCAGCCCCACCCACCACCACCAGTGGATGCTGCAgccagtctgtctgtcaccTCCTGGATGTTAGGCTCTGGTTTTTGGCTTTGAGCTGGCTGCGGTTTAGACTGAACTGGTTTTGGTTCTGGCTGTGAATAGTGTGAAAATGTACACATAAAATAACGATTGGGGTCATTATCTTCAATAAGTTgcgacagtccactgctggattaTGGGCCTCCTCTATCGCAAATCAGGTTGAGTTAGAGACTGTTGTTTAAAACATTGCTCATAATAAGGATATGGGTGTTTATTCTTGAAAAAAATCTCATCgtcaatgcaataaaatttcaacattcaatatcaaaactatacaacctcaATTTTAACATTCAGAGtatggaatataaagccaaactcaataccatttagttcattcaatatccacacaATACAATGggtgctagtgttgcaactcaagagagTTAAGAGAAATTTCACAATATAGATGTCGAttgatcggaattggattcaagagtaaccCCCTAAATCGTGTTACCTTTGCACTCAATACCTTTTGTACATTACTGGAGGTATCTTCCTCTCCCCAGTCTTCGAAGTCATCCCAGCCGGTATCTTGAGACTTTTTACTCTCCTTTACATTGCTAGGTTTATCTTCTATTGTTTTATTCTGGTTCTGTACATTACTCTTTGCAGGTGCGGGTGTGGGTGCGGGTTCATTGTCATCTATGTCAAAATCATCCCAACCATCGGTTTCTTTCTGGAAAGCAGAATCTCATATTTATtgaactgactgcctcgttggttgagtggttgcaaTTCCCAGACAaggggtcgggcaaagtatctACTGggatttttgataatttttcgGCATTAGCTTTAgtagtctagaattgtgcccagtatatggcaataggctcacaccctat from Spodoptera frugiperda isolate SF20-4 chromosome 9, AGI-APGP_CSIRO_Sfru_2.0, whole genome shotgun sequence includes the following:
- the LOC118270901 gene encoding protein FAM114A2, yielding MATSDSEDFESADEGHGSPDKKERKKRLSSSNYSDNALETEQKASNTPKKSSNVKNVEEIPKETDGWDDFDIDDNEPAPTPAPAKSNVQNQNKTIEDKPSNVKESKKSQDTGWDDFEDWGEEDTSSNVQKPEPKPVQSKPQPAQSQKPEPNIQEVTDRLAAASTGGGGWGWGWSVDSLLSTATAGISTITSQVSQGISTVLETGIGAPDPEELARRSVKTNETKTDRPAPAQEADKRPETGSEQEASAGDAAFPFGSLLSGVTKFVETTGTKVIHGGLDTLETIGKKTMEVLQDGDPGLAKKRAMLGLGAGDKPVLSQVLREAKAKAEEEDKVREEKREAKEVHYENLFDDFEGLVHLEALEMLSRQVSMRIEERIRSVDVEKRQDIKETLQQVAELCEMPEEDDDDEESPSEDLSKPDAFHERLQTATQDLGLKLQFLPLVKQYTDVLAYLSSPDADSVKSVYKRGVSSLAQGTALSVEQYHKAAEMLLVKTRRSTADEADALTQMTVVLTKHISELATLFTEKLNALPSDNKEQVNTYITNIFLEAGNSSTYIQNAFQLALPILQIGAV